Proteins encoded within one genomic window of Anaerosporomusa subterranea:
- a CDS encoding PocR ligand-binding domain-containing protein produces MQHNFNVAHDKLAPAVQQVKHDSAHLTDLFDIGELQRIQDAFAVVTGVASVITDVSGNPITKPSNFCELCNIIRSTKQGAANCKKSDSVIGKAYPADSKFEPCLSGGLWDGGASIYVDKKHIANWLVGQVLSEEQTEGQIIAYAKEIGADLHEVRRAFTEVTRMPLKKFTDICHFLELFANQLSNLATENVQKEREIQRRLRAEKLQAALYHISETASAARNLDELYQSVHVIINDLIPAKNFYIAIEDEENDMLHFPYRVDEFDGNPGSRKLVNGLVEYLLKTGQPLLITPQLRLELEKSGAAQTIGTRAIDWLGVPLKTANNKVFGIMAVYSYVERVTYTQEHQDMLSFVSNQVAMAIERKQAEEKLRYIGTHDTLTDLYNRAFFEETLTCCGTDAHKPLTILMCDIDGLKLVNDTFGHAAGDQLLLSTAQLLRLAIRKGDIAARIGGDEFAIIMPRAGERAAKFIVKRIRTAVERHNQENSGIPISISLGYANGKDTTTSPQSLLKEADNQMYREKLHHSQSVRSAIVQTVMKMLEERDFATEEHADRLQYLIDKIARSMQFAESRIADLQLLARFHDIGKVGIPDHILLKPGPLTNDEKKIMHRHCEVGYRIAQSAVDLMPSAEWILKHHEWYDGSGYPLGLAGEAIPIECRILAVADAYDAMTSNRPYRKAVSHEAAIAELKRCAGTQFDPRIVETFIAVL; encoded by the coding sequence ATGCAGCATAATTTCAATGTAGCACATGATAAATTAGCGCCTGCTGTGCAGCAGGTCAAGCATGACTCGGCTCACCTAACCGACCTATTCGACATCGGAGAGCTTCAACGCATCCAAGACGCTTTTGCTGTTGTAACAGGTGTGGCGTCAGTCATTACCGATGTGTCCGGCAACCCCATTACTAAACCCAGTAATTTCTGCGAACTATGCAATATAATCCGCTCAACCAAGCAAGGCGCCGCCAATTGCAAAAAGTCTGATTCGGTGATTGGCAAAGCCTATCCTGCAGATTCTAAATTTGAGCCATGTCTGAGCGGCGGCCTTTGGGACGGTGGCGCTAGTATCTATGTTGACAAAAAACATATAGCGAATTGGCTTGTTGGCCAAGTCCTTTCCGAAGAGCAGACAGAAGGACAGATTATCGCCTATGCTAAAGAAATTGGTGCTGATCTCCATGAAGTCAGGCGCGCTTTTACTGAGGTAACCCGAATGCCCTTAAAAAAATTCACAGATATTTGCCACTTTCTCGAACTCTTTGCCAATCAGCTATCGAATTTAGCGACAGAAAACGTGCAAAAGGAAAGGGAAATTCAGCGTCGGCTTAGAGCGGAAAAACTGCAAGCAGCGTTATACCACATCAGCGAAACGGCAAGCGCAGCGCGAAATTTGGACGAGCTCTACCAGTCAGTTCATGTCATTATTAACGATCTGATTCCAGCTAAAAACTTCTACATTGCCATTGAAGATGAGGAAAACGACATGTTGCATTTCCCGTACCGGGTTGATGAGTTTGATGGAAACCCCGGCAGCAGGAAGCTTGTTAACGGATTAGTCGAATACCTTCTAAAAACCGGGCAGCCTTTATTGATCACCCCCCAGTTGCGGCTAGAACTAGAAAAGAGCGGAGCTGCGCAAACAATCGGAACCCGTGCAATAGATTGGTTGGGAGTTCCCTTGAAAACGGCGAATAATAAAGTTTTTGGCATAATGGCTGTTTATAGTTATGTAGAACGAGTGACATATACGCAGGAGCATCAGGACATGCTCAGCTTTGTATCTAATCAGGTAGCCATGGCCATAGAGCGAAAACAAGCCGAGGAAAAACTAAGATATATAGGTACTCATGATACATTGACCGATTTATATAACAGAGCATTTTTTGAAGAAACCTTGACATGCTGTGGGACAGATGCGCATAAACCGCTTACTATCTTGATGTGTGATATTGATGGGTTAAAATTAGTTAATGACACGTTCGGTCATGCTGCAGGCGATCAATTATTACTATCTACCGCTCAATTACTGCGTCTTGCTATACGGAAAGGTGACATCGCCGCTCGTATCGGTGGCGACGAGTTTGCCATCATTATGCCACGAGCAGGCGAACGGGCTGCCAAATTTATTGTTAAGAGGATTCGAACCGCAGTCGAACGTCATAACCAGGAAAATAGTGGCATACCGATCAGCATCTCCCTTGGCTATGCAAATGGAAAAGACACGACTACTAGTCCACAATCTTTATTAAAAGAAGCGGATAATCAAATGTATCGGGAAAAACTGCATCATTCGCAAAGTGTGCGCAGCGCGATTGTCCAGACAGTCATGAAAATGTTGGAGGAACGTGACTTTGCCACAGAAGAACACGCTGATCGGTTGCAGTATTTGATTGATAAAATTGCACGCAGCATGCAGTTTGCGGAATCAAGGATTGCCGATCTACAACTGTTAGCACGATTTCACGATATCGGCAAAGTCGGCATTCCTGATCATATTTTGCTAAAGCCTGGTCCCTTGACAAACGACGAAAAAAAGATCATGCACCGTCATTGTGAAGTCGGCTATCGCATCGCCCAATCAGCGGTAGATCTAATGCCTTCAGCTGAGTGGATTTTGAAACACCATGAATGGTATGACGGCAGCGGCTATCCTTTAGGCCTAGCCGGCGAAGCTATTCCTATCGAGTGCAGAATACTCGCAGTTGCCGACGCCTATGACGCGATGACCAGTAACCGGCCATATCGGAAAGCCGTTTCTCATGAGGCGGCGATAGCAGAGCTCAAGCGCTGTGCGGGAACACAATTTGATCCAAGGATAGTAGAAACTTTTATTGCCGTTCTTTAA
- the msrA gene encoding peptide-methionine (S)-S-oxide reductase MsrA has translation MKKSLILALAGVLILLLIAVLNGCGKGTQMDANKPNSNEMSTNSKTQPPENKNLREIWLAGGCFWGSEAYLAKLNGVVYTDVGYANGKTENPTYEQVTYRNTGHAETVYVKYDPAQISLATLLTYYFKVVDPTSLNRQGNDTGVQYRTGIYYKNAADKATIDAVISQEQKKYAAPIVTEVLPLTNYYIAEAAHQQYLRKNPGGYCHINLSILDNDPIAKGK, from the coding sequence ATGAAAAAATCGCTGATACTAGCTTTAGCGGGAGTGCTGATTCTATTACTAATTGCAGTCCTTAACGGCTGCGGAAAGGGAACTCAAATGGACGCAAACAAACCGAATAGCAATGAAATGTCCACCAACTCAAAAACTCAGCCGCCAGAGAATAAGAACCTGCGTGAGATATGGTTAGCAGGAGGCTGCTTTTGGGGATCGGAAGCTTACTTGGCCAAGTTAAATGGTGTGGTATATACTGATGTGGGTTATGCCAACGGAAAGACGGAAAACCCCACTTACGAACAGGTTACGTATAGAAATACCGGTCATGCTGAGACGGTTTATGTGAAATATGATCCGGCTCAGATCAGTTTAGCGACTCTGTTGACCTACTATTTCAAAGTCGTAGATCCCACGAGCCTGAATCGACAAGGCAATGATACAGGTGTCCAATATCGCACTGGTATATACTACAAAAATGCAGCTGATAAGGCGACAATCGATGCTGTCATTAGCCAAGAACAAAAAAAGTACGCAGCGCCAATAGTCACTGAAGTGCTGCCGCTCACAAATTACTATATTGCCGAAGCAGCTCATCAACAATATCTTCGAAAGAACCCAGGAGGGTACTGCCATATTAACTTGTCGATCTTAGATAATGACCCCATCGCCAAAGGCAAATAA
- a CDS encoding class I adenylate-forming enzyme family protein, producing the protein MLVHQLIYQGEDEQIFFHGDTDISCGHVRTEVARYRIYLYNAGVRQGENVGLLARNSPAFIYAYMAIASLGAIVVPINYQLTAQEVAFIVKDAQMKNLVITKTMDLTTPLSNNGYFTEVAQHVIEQIDDFSVTQEPLGLSFDTEISEDQPCAIIYTSGTTGNPKGAVLTHRNLVSDAACFSKAMPVYETDNILCILPLYHCLAWTCIILCSLLHKASVTIVDTIVPKDVIEGIKRFGVTVMYGVPSVYMLLLKTAEPGDLARLRLFMSGGASLPQQVAEDFQRKFGTSITEGYGLSEASPVVATNPQHRPKPLSIGKPIPGVEVQIVNPQGEAEPTGVVGELTVRGPNVMQGYFNLPNATAQALRGGWLHTGDLAYQDDEGYLFIVDRLKDLIITSGENIYRREIEELLYRYPGVSEAAVVGLPDNLRGQVACAYIVMAEGQILNKKVVKNYLRDKVAAYKIPRDYIQVDHLPKNQSGKIMKRSLREQHKR; encoded by the coding sequence ATGCTTGTTCACCAACTTATTTACCAGGGTGAAGATGAACAGATTTTCTTCCATGGCGATACAGATATTTCCTGTGGACATGTTCGTACAGAAGTGGCTCGGTATAGAATTTATCTGTATAATGCGGGAGTTCGTCAGGGCGAAAACGTTGGACTGCTTGCCCGTAATTCACCGGCCTTTATCTATGCGTACATGGCTATCGCTAGTCTGGGAGCCATAGTGGTGCCAATCAATTATCAGTTAACGGCCCAAGAAGTCGCGTTCATTGTTAAAGATGCCCAGATGAAAAATCTGGTAATAACGAAAACCATGGATTTGACAACGCCGCTCAGTAACAACGGATATTTTACCGAAGTGGCTCAGCATGTTATAGAGCAGATTGATGACTTTTCCGTTACGCAGGAGCCTCTTGGTCTGTCATTTGATACGGAAATCAGCGAAGACCAGCCCTGCGCTATCATTTATACATCAGGGACGACAGGCAATCCGAAAGGGGCTGTTCTAACACACAGAAACCTCGTCAGTGACGCTGCATGCTTCTCTAAGGCCATGCCGGTGTATGAAACGGATAATATATTATGCATCTTACCGTTGTATCACTGCCTGGCCTGGACGTGCATTATATTATGTTCTTTACTGCATAAAGCATCGGTGACCATCGTCGACACCATTGTCCCCAAAGATGTGATCGAAGGGATCAAACGCTTTGGTGTGACAGTAATGTATGGGGTTCCTTCGGTTTACATGCTTCTGTTGAAAACTGCCGAACCTGGCGATTTAGCGCGTTTGCGGTTGTTTATGTCTGGGGGAGCGTCGCTGCCGCAGCAGGTGGCGGAAGACTTTCAACGCAAGTTTGGGACCAGTATAACAGAGGGATACGGGTTATCTGAGGCATCTCCGGTAGTTGCCACCAATCCTCAGCATAGGCCCAAGCCTCTTTCCATCGGCAAGCCTATCCCTGGGGTTGAAGTACAAATCGTCAATCCGCAAGGCGAAGCGGAGCCAACCGGCGTGGTGGGGGAACTGACTGTGCGGGGACCCAATGTGATGCAAGGTTATTTTAACTTGCCTAATGCGACCGCACAGGCTCTTCGCGGCGGGTGGCTGCACACCGGCGACTTGGCTTATCAGGATGATGAAGGCTATCTGTTTATCGTCGATCGGCTGAAGGATCTGATTATCACCAGCGGAGAGAATATTTATCGGCGGGAGATTGAAGAACTGCTTTATCGTTATCCTGGCGTCAGCGAAGCTGCGGTTGTTGGACTGCCTGATAATCTCCGCGGTCAAGTGGCCTGTGCTTACATTGTTATGGCGGAAGGCCAGATTCTAAATAAAAAGGTGGTTAAGAATTATCTTCGCGACAAGGTAGCTGCTTATAAAATCCCGCGGGATTACATACAAGTAGATCACCTGCCCAAAAATCAGTCTGGAAAGATCATGAAGCGGTCGCTGCGTGAGCAACACAAGCGATAA
- a CDS encoding alpha/beta fold hydrolase, translated as MTTTITTAQANVEVKFVSYGDVRIEYFAEGQGPLIMFLPSLGRDAEDYEVVSSFIAKQGFRILRPQPRGIGQSTGPMENITLHDLVRDITAVIENEGGGSTIVAGHAFGNWVARLAAVDRPDLVKAIAVVAASAKGVIPPHLRESIDKSSDMSLSDKERVEHLRRAFFAPGNDPIVWLKGWRSDIAAVQWKAAAATPQDEWWHAGNASILEIRAMEDPMAPKERSYEMREMFGSRVTQVEIPNASHALIPEQPEAVSAVMVAYARMLP; from the coding sequence ATGACAACTACTATAACTACAGCCCAGGCAAATGTAGAGGTTAAATTTGTTTCCTATGGAGATGTACGTATTGAATATTTTGCCGAGGGGCAGGGCCCTCTGATTATGTTCCTGCCCTCACTCGGTCGTGATGCAGAAGATTACGAGGTAGTATCTTCATTTATAGCAAAACAGGGATTTCGAATTCTACGTCCCCAACCTCGCGGTATAGGTCAGAGTACGGGACCGATGGAAAATATCACTCTTCATGATTTGGTGCGCGATATAACAGCCGTCATCGAAAACGAAGGAGGAGGTTCAACTATTGTTGCAGGCCATGCTTTTGGAAACTGGGTCGCTCGTTTGGCCGCAGTGGATCGGCCGGATCTTGTAAAGGCCATTGCTGTTGTTGCAGCATCTGCTAAAGGAGTTATTCCACCGCATCTTCGTGAGTCAATTGACAAAAGTAGCGATATGTCTTTGTCAGATAAAGAACGTGTCGAACACCTGCGCCGTGCTTTCTTTGCTCCAGGTAATGATCCTATAGTATGGTTGAAGGGATGGCGTTCTGATATAGCTGCGGTGCAATGGAAGGCAGCTGCGGCTACACCACAAGATGAATGGTGGCATGCTGGGAATGCATCTATTCTCGAAATTCGGGCGATGGAGGACCCAATGGCTCCGAAGGAACGATCTTATGAAATGCGAGAAATGTTTGGTAGTAGAGTCACTCAAGTCGAAATACCTAATGCAAGTCACGCGTTAATACCTGAACAACCGGAGGCTGTTAGCGCAGTGATGGTAGCCTACGCTCGCATGCTTCCATAA
- a CDS encoding mandelate racemase/muconate lactonizing enzyme family protein has protein sequence MIIKKVEVIPFKIVNKREVFWAAGSLPAAEHLIVKIEAEDGTYGVAEAIPRPMIYGETQEGMYYALTKYLAPLIIGQDSFALQKIWEKLDQVVWNPAAKGAIDVALYDLNARLLNIPVHKLMGGPYRTQIPISWQIGFGTNKEMLDELKQKIIEGYRTFKVKGGPHPDNDIKVLKLMRENSPDDVRLYIDANMAYSREDALRVMKALEGVLASLEEPLISWDNEGRKDLANRVSTPILSDESTFSVVDVYHQIQLGALKQIGIKIPRTGFTLSTKIVHLAEVANMPIQVSLQAETDYGNAACIQFACAHKQVSLPCEVSYYLDNIGDSLLQKPLVIKNGFMQLPEGPGMGVDLDWEKVHKYAIKIG, from the coding sequence ATGATAATAAAAAAAGTTGAAGTCATTCCTTTTAAGATCGTTAATAAACGAGAGGTATTTTGGGCTGCTGGCTCATTGCCAGCGGCAGAGCATCTCATTGTAAAGATTGAAGCAGAAGACGGGACTTATGGTGTTGCAGAAGCCATACCCCGTCCAATGATTTATGGAGAAACGCAAGAAGGCATGTATTATGCGTTGACCAAGTATCTGGCCCCCCTAATTATTGGGCAAGATTCTTTTGCTCTGCAAAAAATATGGGAAAAATTAGACCAAGTTGTTTGGAATCCAGCAGCAAAAGGTGCTATCGATGTGGCGCTGTATGATTTGAACGCCAGATTGCTCAATATTCCTGTCCACAAATTAATGGGTGGTCCTTACAGGACGCAAATTCCGATTTCCTGGCAAATTGGGTTTGGCACAAATAAAGAAATGCTAGATGAACTGAAGCAGAAAATTATAGAAGGATATCGAACTTTCAAGGTCAAAGGCGGACCACATCCGGATAATGATATTAAGGTGCTCAAATTAATGCGAGAGAATTCGCCTGATGATGTCAGACTCTATATCGATGCCAACATGGCATATAGCCGCGAAGATGCGCTAAGGGTTATGAAAGCACTGGAAGGGGTATTGGCAAGTCTGGAGGAGCCTTTGATTAGTTGGGATAATGAAGGTCGAAAAGATTTGGCCAATCGGGTAAGTACCCCTATATTGAGTGATGAAAGTACGTTTTCAGTTGTCGACGTATATCACCAGATTCAGTTAGGAGCGCTGAAACAAATCGGTATTAAGATTCCAAGGACAGGCTTTACGCTATCCACAAAGATTGTCCACCTGGCGGAAGTAGCCAATATGCCCATTCAAGTCAGCTTACAAGCCGAAACCGATTACGGGAATGCGGCATGCATCCAATTTGCGTGCGCACATAAGCAAGTCAGTTTGCCCTGTGAGGTATCGTACTATCTGGATAATATAGGCGACAGTCTGTTACAGAAACCTCTTGTCATTAAGAATGGATTTATGCAACTCCCCGAAGGACCAGGCATGGGAGTTGATCTTGATTGGGAAAAAGTGCACAAGTATGCGATAAAAATCGGATAG
- a CDS encoding methyl-accepting chemotaxis protein encodes MNKLQSMVQAAEIIQKLNVFDCSVTVCDMTGMIVHYLSPATFDLKLAVGDKVSPTGALAACLNTGKRQQVIMQKELFGTAVKVIVEPVYDDGKMVGIVGLSINLSTQNTLLETSQTIAATSEEITATTEELSAASVSFANDLEKLRIKGDAIMMKITHTDNILKFVSDVATNSNLLGLNAAIEAARAGETGRGFAVVAEEIRKMAENSGNAVKDIKDTLMAIRQETAEVVSTINHAAAFGERQAAVAGEITASMQQLASSTVNIEKIIESI; translated from the coding sequence GTGAATAAACTACAGTCTATGGTTCAAGCAGCTGAGATCATTCAAAAACTCAATGTTTTTGATTGCAGCGTTACAGTATGTGATATGACAGGGATGATCGTCCATTATCTTTCGCCAGCCACTTTCGACTTGAAGCTGGCTGTGGGTGATAAAGTTTCACCAACAGGTGCGCTGGCGGCATGCCTCAACACGGGTAAGCGACAGCAAGTAATTATGCAGAAAGAATTGTTTGGTACCGCCGTAAAAGTTATTGTCGAGCCTGTTTACGATGACGGAAAAATGGTTGGTATTGTTGGACTGTCGATTAATTTGTCTACCCAGAACACTCTTCTGGAAACATCGCAGACCATCGCTGCTACATCAGAAGAAATTACGGCTACCACAGAGGAACTAAGTGCTGCGTCCGTTTCGTTCGCCAACGACTTGGAAAAGCTGCGAATCAAAGGTGATGCCATTATGATGAAAATTACTCATACAGACAATATTTTAAAGTTTGTCAGCGATGTGGCGACCAACTCTAATTTATTGGGTCTTAATGCAGCTATTGAAGCGGCCAGAGCTGGGGAAACTGGGCGCGGGTTTGCCGTTGTGGCGGAAGAAATACGCAAAATGGCCGAAAATAGTGGCAACGCTGTTAAAGATATCAAGGATACGCTAATGGCAATACGACAGGAAACTGCCGAAGTTGTCTCAACTATTAATCATGCTGCGGCTTTTGGAGAGCGCCAAGCCGCTGTGGCAGGCGAAATTACGGCTTCGATGCAGCAATTGGCTTCATCAACTGTTAACATCGAAAAAATTATCGAAAGTATTTAG
- a CDS encoding alpha/beta fold hydrolase: MAITGFYIKVNGINIYCETNNAPDDKATIICLHTAGRENRQYHDMMNIFADKYKMISFDMPAHGKSWPLPGNKVINNYKDYGKFVWNVIQELGVDNPIVIGCSMGGNIVYHIAQEYPVRAIVSMQGSDYTPTIDERILELLNHPYVSCQHSHLEFSECLIGKATTQERKDFILWGVMSEIGITKQGDLTQYNGFDVRDKMDKVTCPTLVIHGLDDQIATEEMAKATIARITNCKKLIYKPILDYGHFILVENPEKVCEYMDEFIAQLD, encoded by the coding sequence ATGGCAATTACAGGTTTTTATATTAAAGTGAATGGCATTAATATATACTGCGAGACCAATAATGCACCCGATGACAAGGCAACAATCATTTGTCTGCACACAGCAGGGCGTGAAAATAGGCAGTATCATGATATGATGAATATTTTTGCTGACAAGTATAAGATGATTTCATTCGATATGCCGGCTCATGGTAAGAGCTGGCCGCTGCCTGGTAATAAGGTTATCAATAACTATAAGGACTACGGTAAGTTTGTTTGGAATGTTATTCAGGAGCTTGGAGTAGATAATCCAATCGTTATTGGCTGCTCAATGGGCGGTAACATCGTCTACCATATAGCCCAGGAATATCCTGTCCGCGCAATCGTTTCAATGCAGGGTTCAGACTATACCCCCACTATTGATGAACGCATTTTGGAACTGCTGAACCATCCCTATGTTAGTTGCCAGCATTCCCACTTGGAATTTTCTGAGTGCCTGATTGGAAAGGCTACTACGCAGGAAAGGAAAGATTTCATTCTCTGGGGGGTTATGTCGGAGATCGGTATTACCAAACAAGGTGATCTGACGCAGTACAACGGTTTTGATGTCCGGGACAAAATGGACAAGGTTACCTGTCCAACGCTTGTTATTCATGGACTTGACGACCAGATTGCTACCGAGGAGATGGCAAAAGCCACCATTGCCCGTATTACTAATTGTAAGAAGCTAATTTACAAACCAATTCTGGACTATGGTCATTTTATTCTAGTAGAAAATCCGGAAAAAGTTTGCGAATACATGGACGAATTTATCGCGCAACTTGACTAA
- a CDS encoding MFS transporter has product MNAQTNVVNPTDVAIPTDVAIPTDQRISNEVWRVFVFVFLGWALVNFSNVYTLASPFMIEELHFEIGMIGIIASVYSAGGFISSLWLPLLADKKGRRLGMSLSILAAALFNGGLGLINSIFQVFGLRFIAAHGQTCQWGIGASYLSEMVPAKNRGAFLGAMQSGTPVGTFLCSGVFALVSSWGWGWREFCYVGLFGLILIPFIMGMLKESPQWIRYREDVQNGLIDPTQKKISLSELFKVKYRKNTLIAMSLHIVGAFWAWGNMTWFLVAMRTDFHFDAVTCGKMNMLLWGTAIIGYPIMGKISDIIGRKKGMLLASSLTVISCILLYIASKGNAAAASQGSMLLYIATIMLGFGMGQHSILIAYSSEIFPSHIRAVGTSVSIGAGRASAVFTMLLLGYIAQNSSATTAELVAAFGGWLMVPIVWIFGKETARKNLDDIIN; this is encoded by the coding sequence ATGAACGCTCAAACGAACGTGGTCAATCCAACGGACGTGGCCATTCCAACGGACGTGGCCATTCCAACGGATCAGCGGATAAGCAACGAAGTTTGGAGAGTATTTGTTTTTGTATTTCTAGGATGGGCTTTGGTTAATTTTAGCAATGTTTATACACTTGCTTCACCATTTATGATTGAGGAACTTCATTTTGAAATTGGCATGATCGGCATTATAGCCAGCGTCTACTCTGCGGGAGGGTTTATCAGTTCTCTCTGGCTACCACTTTTAGCGGATAAAAAAGGCAGACGCCTGGGGATGAGTCTGAGTATCCTGGCAGCCGCCTTGTTTAACGGTGGTCTGGGGCTGATTAATAGTATTTTTCAGGTATTCGGACTTCGCTTTATTGCAGCGCATGGACAGACCTGTCAGTGGGGAATAGGTGCATCCTATCTTTCCGAGATGGTTCCTGCCAAAAATCGTGGAGCATTTTTAGGTGCTATGCAGAGTGGCACACCAGTGGGTACATTTCTTTGCTCCGGCGTGTTCGCGCTAGTATCCAGCTGGGGCTGGGGCTGGAGAGAGTTTTGTTATGTAGGTTTGTTCGGGCTTATCCTGATTCCATTTATTATGGGTATGCTCAAGGAGAGTCCTCAATGGATTAGATATAGAGAAGATGTGCAAAATGGCTTGATTGATCCTACCCAGAAAAAAATCTCATTGTCTGAGCTATTTAAGGTAAAGTATCGAAAGAACACGTTGATCGCGATGTCATTGCATATCGTTGGAGCATTCTGGGCGTGGGGAAATATGACATGGTTTCTTGTTGCCATGCGCACAGACTTCCATTTTGACGCTGTGACTTGTGGTAAAATGAATATGCTTCTCTGGGGAACTGCTATTATTGGTTATCCGATTATGGGTAAGATTTCTGACATCATTGGCCGGAAGAAAGGAATGCTGTTAGCCAGTTCGCTGACAGTGATCTCCTGCATATTGCTATATATTGCTTCGAAGGGCAACGCAGCGGCAGCCTCACAGGGTAGTATGCTTTTATATATAGCAACCATTATGCTGGGATTCGGTATGGGTCAACATTCTATCCTGATAGCTTATTCGAGTGAAATATTTCCTTCTCACATTCGGGCTGTAGGTACTTCTGTTTCAATCGGCGCAGGGCGTGCATCTGCCGTCTTTACCATGCTTTTACTTGGCTATATTGCCCAGAATTCCTCAGCTACAACAGCGGAATTGGTTGCGGCATTTGGTGGTTGGCTGATGGTTCCGATTGTCTGGATCTTCGGTAAGGAAACTGCCAGAAAGAATTTGGACGATATCATCAACTAA
- a CDS encoding CaiB/BaiF CoA transferase family protein produces the protein MEKKGALQGVKVLDLTRVLAGPYCSAILADLGADVIKIEQPGTGDDARFFNPFVNGESSYYMNLNRNKRGITLDLKKGKDIFLKMVKSADVVVENFRPGVMTKLGVDYESLKKVNPQIIYAAISGFGQHGPYSQWPGYDLIAQAMSGIMSVTGEADGEPTRAGGPICDVIGGMTASIGILAAVQYRNRTGVGQMLDISLLDSAVASMAIINQHYLVDGRIPQRRGNSYESGAPMESYKASDGDIVLAVGNDKMWKKLVELMEMPELLEIPEFETVHKRVQNRKSCKEFIEQWSKKRTVADLVKNLLDVGIPAAPIYNIAQVCNDPHIAGARNMFVEFDHPQAGKVKVTNSAIRMSETDAGVTRPAPVLGQDNEDVYQNVFGFLPKEIEDFRKEGII, from the coding sequence ATGGAGAAAAAAGGAGCACTCCAAGGAGTGAAAGTTTTAGATTTGACCAGAGTTCTAGCTGGCCCTTATTGCAGTGCTATTTTGGCAGACTTAGGGGCGGACGTTATTAAGATTGAACAACCAGGTACAGGTGACGATGCAAGATTTTTCAACCCTTTTGTCAATGGTGAAAGTTCTTATTATATGAATTTGAACCGTAACAAGCGCGGAATTACCTTAGACCTTAAAAAAGGGAAAGACATATTTTTGAAGATGGTGAAAAGTGCGGATGTTGTAGTTGAAAACTTTCGCCCTGGAGTAATGACGAAGCTCGGAGTGGATTATGAGTCATTGAAAAAAGTAAATCCGCAGATTATTTATGCTGCCATTTCTGGATTCGGTCAACACGGACCATATAGCCAATGGCCAGGCTATGATCTGATTGCCCAAGCAATGAGTGGTATTATGAGTGTTACTGGTGAAGCGGACGGAGAACCAACCCGTGCGGGCGGCCCTATCTGCGATGTTATCGGCGGCATGACAGCAAGTATTGGAATTCTTGCTGCTGTGCAATATCGCAACAGGACTGGCGTTGGGCAAATGCTTGATATTTCCTTGCTTGATTCAGCAGTGGCTAGTATGGCAATCATTAATCAGCATTATTTAGTTGACGGGCGTATACCACAACGCCGGGGCAATTCGTACGAATCGGGCGCTCCGATGGAGTCTTACAAAGCAAGTGACGGAGACATAGTCCTTGCTGTTGGCAATGATAAAATGTGGAAAAAATTAGTTGAACTAATGGAAATGCCCGAGCTTCTCGAAATACCTGAGTTTGAAACCGTTCATAAGCGCGTTCAAAATCGGAAATCATGCAAAGAATTTATTGAACAATGGTCGAAAAAACGGACTGTAGCTGATTTGGTTAAAAACTTGCTTGATGTTGGTATTCCTGCAGCGCCGATTTATAATATTGCCCAGGTATGCAATGATCCGCATATTGCGGGCGCTCGGAACATGTTTGTTGAATTCGATCATCCGCAAGCAGGGAAAGTAAAAGTGACGAATTCTGCGATAAGAATGTCAGAAACCGATGCAGGCGTAACAAGGCCGGCTCCTGTTTTGGGACAGGATAACGAGGATGTTTATCAGAATGTGTTTGGTTTTCTCCCAAAAGAGATTGAAGATTTCCGTAAAGAAGGCATTATTTAG